The following coding sequences lie in one Maniola jurtina chromosome 11, ilManJurt1.1, whole genome shotgun sequence genomic window:
- the LOC123869602 gene encoding histidine-rich glycoprotein-like codes for MKLIVVAVGLCCLVAVYGRELAEDEKDLVAAATKGHHHEEGGGKEHHHHHHHDHGEKGHKGHKGHHHHHKGDHGEHGKHHHDEHHHEHGGHHKKHWDEHDHHGDHHEAGHHHKGDKHGHHKHHDKGEKTDGYHKKYHKDHFHKDHHFYDDHHDEGKHHKHGHHEGHHDKHGEHHKKGGHHDHGHHEHHHGKEGHHDKHHHDEKHHGHKGHHGHDEHHHGHHDHGKKGGHKDHKEWGHHSKH; via the coding sequence ATGAAGTTGATTGTTGTAGCAGTAGGATTATGCTGTCTTGTGGCGGTATATGGACGAGAACTTGCCGAAGATGAAAAAGATCTCGTAGCAGCCGCTACAAAGGGGCACCACCATGAAGAGGGTGGTGGCAAGGAACACCATCACCATCACCATCACGACCATGGCGAAAAAGGACACAAAGGCCACAAAGGCCACCACCATCATCACAAAGGTGATCACGGTGAACACGGCAAACATCACCACGACGAACATCATCACGAACACGGCGGCCATCACAAGAAGCACTGGGACGAGCACGACCACCACGGCGACCACCACGAAGCCGGCCATCATCACAAAGGAGACAAACATGGCCACCACAAACACCACGACAAAGGAGAGAAAACCGACGGCTACCACAAGAAATACCACAAGGATCACTTCCATAAAGACCACCACTTCTACGATGACCATCACGATGAAGGCAAGCACCACAAACATGGACACCACGAAGGACACCACGATAAACACGGAGAACACCACAAGAAGGGAGGACACCATGATCATGGTCATCACGAACATCATCACGGTAAAGAAGGCCATCATGACAAGCATCATCATGATGAGAAGCATCACGGCCACAAGGGTCATCATGGGCATGATGAGCATCATCACGGCCATCACGATCATGGCAAGAAGGGTGGCCACAAGGACCATAAGGAATGGGGCCATCACAGCAAGCACTGA